attttatcgaaaattttatttataccaaaacattaaaaagttataatccttatttcatacataatttcAGTTATATAGAACTATTTgccaattgtatttaaatattgtatgtatatattttttataaaagccatgattttttgtatgaaaCTATTAGCTAGTTCCATATAAAAAATCCGGCATAATTTAACTGAATGGGATAAATTTTATAGGAACTCATACGCAACAAACTATGATATAATCACTTTCACATATCGTCATTTCGCTGAACGTAATCAACTGTAGGACGAAAGACAAGACGCATCCGATTCTCCGTCCAGGGTTCCGCCATCATCTTCACTTCATAAATCTACTGGCCGAAGGGCGTTGTTGACGCGTTGAGTAGTTAACCTTTTTCATTAGCCGATCGATCCACTTTCGATCTCGTCTATTCCAAAAACATTGGTCCTAAAACTTACGTGACCAATCACTGCCACTTAAGTCTCATAATTACGCCAGCTATGTATGTCGGAAACTCTGGTTCCTGTTTGGATAATCTCATTTCAGATTTTAACCTTCTAAGGTACTCTAAGCATAGATAGATCATAGCATGCGGACCGTCtcttgatatattatatgtatagaacaAAGAATTGCTGTATATTCACACATTGCAAGTGATATAATTTAGTGCCTTGAAATAACTTACATAACTTGCAATCTACAATATTGCCTTCCTTTTTccgctatattttttttaacaaggttgaatatatatttttatgtatgttcacGTGGTTGCCAATAGCCATAGTGAGTTCTCATTTGCCTTGAGGATTGAGAGATTTTTAAATGTCGCCTCGGTAAACTTTTAActtgtatttttaagttaattgtcGTTAATTAAATGAGTgctgttttatttatcaatatctattaataaaaaataaattatttatgtttcttttgTCGGTTACAAGGAAAAACTATGTACAAAATTTTAGGGCGGCAATTCgctatatcttatatttttatcaaagttgTAGATTTTTTCagataaatcttattatatcaACGTAGTCGGACAGAAAATTGTCGGTCAGGGCAATTTGGAGAGATCTCTGATATAACCTATAAAGCAAaatgatgaatgaaaaatatataaatctctagaatgtctataaaaaagataatgacAATGTATATCTGtcttttataaacaaatcacCAACTAATTGCTGtggttaaaaaatgaaaaaaatatatgacaattttTAGCTCATACTCTAAAACAGAAGAATTGAATTTGAGTGTTGTGTTAGTTACCATAAGATTCGTATCTTAAGatatgtttttgaaattattagtgGATAAGATAACATCACATTTGGTAATTTGAAATCACATTTTTAAGCGCAGAAGCAAAACGTAGTatgtattactaaaaatatatattgaagtaaTGGTAAGCGAGACgtttttaaaagatttgttAAGTCTTTATAATACACTGATAAATCTATGTGAACAACAACAGCCTTGTAATGTGTCATGACTACGCATACCAACACACTCTAACAACTTAATTTGACCTAAGctaagtatattatttgatgATTATTCTTTGGTCTGAGGAAAAAGTCTATTTAGAATTTATCGATATAGTGGTTAATCGCTAAAACTTGAATAATATTGAAGTAATCCCTTAACCCGATGAAGaatcaaaaattaattctcACCGAGAAGTCACGTGTTGAATGAAACTcaagaataatttattgcacAATCATTATGTATTCGTTAACTCTATTTTATCCTAAGatctaaacatattattttaaaaatcatttgaaaTTTTGAGATATTATTATCAACTGCCTATGCAGTTACCTTACCTTGatcagaatatttaaaatttttgtgacATTGATCGATCAAGGTatacaagttatttaaaaagtaacaacacatgcttattaataattttttacactttaataataatgtttagcaTGATTTAAGACCCAAATACGTGTTGacattgtatttgtttaatttaaatattatctttacaactttcataatttaaacttataaactaGTAGGTAGTTAGTTAGGTACATAGTAACTatctttcaattaatattatatataatgaaaccTACTTATTCACAACCGATAACATCTTAGTCGCTTTGTTCAGCGTtaggtacaaaatatataaaacacaagaCTTAGTGTCTGggaaaaaaattattgacggtTATAACGAATTCTTGGCACGCAtatccattattatttttcgatataagaaaaataacaaacgaCAAAAAAAGTCTAACAACACGACTATTGATACTATAAAcacaactataaatatacaataatataaaacataatcagtcATAACTTATTggataactttataaaataacagttaattATAAGGATACCAAAACATTGGACAACTTTATCAATGCCATATTACCAAATGCAATgtcatttatttcttaagttttctaaaatatttatcacaggTTTGTTAATGACAGTATTCACACGAGAACCATAAACAAATTCAAGGTGTGTGAATTGAACggattcatttatattaatgtatttctcTACGGTCTTTAGTTTGCTTTTCAATATGCCTACATCATCTATGTCCCCAAACCAGTCAACTTCACTAACAACTAGAGTCATCGGTACACTTATCAACGAAACACTGTATTCAGGTGGCGATAATGATGTGTATCTTTTCTTATTCTTTTCAATTCCATAATCATATCTTTGAAACCTTTTATTTGCATATCcctgaatgaaatgaaaaaatgtcTTTGTCGACGAGCCCGCCGGTATATGACTAGCTATAACAGGCAAACGATCTGCcagtaaatttgttattttttttaacccaaagtctatataatattctaattcaCATAACAATCTAAAGGGCGAATTTACTTGACACACGGTAGCGTGGAATTTATTCAATTGATGATTAAAAGGAAAAACTTCGTACACCTTATTATTTTTAGCATACAATGTCAAATTTTTTAAGTTCCGTgagaaaaaatcaattaaaggAAACTTTGTATATTTCATCCAAGCCACCGGTGCCAATAATATAGCATGATCAATCAATGAATTATATTCGACTAACATACTGCACATGACAAAAAATACGGTTGTTCCTTGAGAAAATCCAATGTACGTCAGTTTTGAGCGACGTGTTGTATTAAGTATGTGATCTATTGTAGCAGGTAGATCTAGTATTCCTATTTGCTCGTAACTAAAGTCCCAGTACTGTTTTTGATTAATTCTTCTGGGATTTTCTTTACTGTATCTATTACCCCTTGCATTAAATAACCAAACATCAAATCCGGCATCTGCTAATAAAAATGCTAGAGAGTGTTTCGGTCCAAGCACCAACCAACAATCCGAACTGTCACCAATTCCATGAACCAGTAACACCGGTGGTCCATTCCGTGGTATACGGAAACTTCTTAATTTATATCCATCTTTGGTGACTATGACATGCTCCTCTGTaggataattatatttttgtaacagttGCAACGAATTAAGGAACACGTCGGAACTTTGATTACTTCCTTTATTCGCTTTTCTTGTATTATTGTAACTGAAGAAACAAGTACCACcactaatgtttaaaaaaaacaacacaagCCACAATTTTTTtgcgtaaaaaatattcattttaataacgaACCGTAATAATACAAGTAACCGGAATCACGAATCTTAAGGTAATGACACCGAATGGCCAAAGTCAATGTTAGtatgttgataataattaaatgcatgaaaaaaaaaaactggttgaTCTTGATATCGAACTTGGCAATGGAGTCGATGATCATCTGTTAATAATATTCGAAGTTtgtcaatgaaaatattgtattaacttAAAACGGTGGAGTTATTCACATAAACCTATCTGTTGTGTTATTATTAACCGATTTTAAAGAAGAAGATGGTTATTAATAAGTACGAACTTATTATGT
This DNA window, taken from Vanessa tameamea isolate UH-Manoa-2023 chromosome 7, ilVanTame1 primary haplotype, whole genome shotgun sequence, encodes the following:
- the LOC113401201 gene encoding lipase 3-like; translation: MNIFYAKKLWLVLFFLNISGGTCFFSYNNTRKANKGSNQSSDVFLNSLQLLQKYNYPTEEHVIVTKDGYKLRSFRIPRNGPPVLLVHGIGDSSDCWLVLGPKHSLAFLLADAGFDVWLFNARGNRYSKENPRRINQKQYWDFSYEQIGILDLPATIDHILNTTRRSKLTYIGFSQGTTVFFVMCSMLVEYNSLIDHAILLAPVAWMKYTKFPLIDFFSRNLKNLTLYAKNNKVYEVFPFNHQLNKFHATVCQVNSPFRLLCELEYYIDFGLKKITNLLADRLPVIASHIPAGSSTKTFFHFIQGYANKRFQRYDYGIEKNKKRYTSLSPPEYSVSLISVPMTLVVSEVDWFGDIDDVGILKSKLKTVEKYININESVQFTHLEFVYGSRVNTVINKPVINILENLRNK